In Solanum lycopersicum chromosome 3, SLM_r2.1, the genomic stretch TGGATGAACCATTCAACTTATTGGCTTGTTCATCTTCACCTCTGAGGATGTGTTCTAGTGAAAGTATTCATGAAGTCCAAATCAACTTGATATAAATGAAGTTAAGAATAGTAGTTTAGTGATTCTGACATGTCCTTGGGTTTTGCAATCATGTTTTCTACTGTTTGTTTAGTTGTACGTGGTAGAAAATACATTTTATGATCTTGTTCGATAAGTCTTTTCATGCAACACGTATTTAGAAGTTGATTGTGTTTGTTTAGAAGGGGGGCACTTTGCTCTTCTTGAAGTTGGATCAGGAAAAAATCGTGTTCTGTCCCTAACAGAAATATAATTGCACATCCACTTTCTATCTTATGGACTCTGTTTGTTTTGCATCGTCAATCTCATGGCAGAGTATTGCTTCACACTATTATAAGTTAACTTTTATGTCATAGGTATCAAGCCATGCTTCAGAAGAATTTAATGTATTTAGCTGCTATCGCTGATGCCCAACCACAACAATCAGCAGCAACCTCACAGGTGGATTATATGTTTGATTCAGTGTTTCTTGTGAATTTGCTTGTCTTTCTCTAATATTTAAGTAGCTGCAGGCTCAATCTACTCCTCAACTTGGAAACCAGATGCAGCAAACTCAGGCTGCTctgcaacagcaacagcaacaaggTGTCGCTATTTCCAAACTGCCTTTCCAGCTCAATGCCCTTCCGACCCAGGAGCAGCAACAGCAAATGCTCCAGTTTCAGCAGCAGCAACAATTCCAAGGCCAATATGGTTTTGGACCTACTGCCAACAATGCAATGCGTCAACTTATGCAACCTGGACTAAACAGCTCAGGAACTATGGATGTACGAGGAAATAAGCAAGGCAGCTTAGAAGGTAATCCTAGTGATGGCCTTGGAAAATCAGGTGGAAGACATGTTAACGGTGAGAGGGAGTAggctttttttttaacaaaaaaatctcaaaattgtTATGCACCCTGTTTTATCGGTGTAGGTATGTTTGATAAGGATGTTTTAATCTGAGGAACACCTAAGATTATGTTGTCAAAGGCCACTCATGGCAAAGCTTTGTTATAACTTGTAAAATCTTTGACCTATTGGCATCAAGTTTACCTTGCACAGGCATGGCTTTGGTTGAAATACTCCCTCCACCCCCAAGTCCAACCCACTCTTTTTGCATGGCCAAGTGAAGTTTTAGAATCATAGGTCACTGTGGCTTGTAGAAGTGACTCTTTTTACGTTTTCAGTCACCATTTTATTCAAGTTAAATTTCATCCATTATAATTGAAAGTTTCAGCAAAATGACGGAGTGAATTTTATTAAACCAAGCTAAAAGAACTAACAAAAATCTCCTATTCTCTATTAAGTTATGATTAGGCAAAAGAAAAGGGAGAAAGTGATcgtaatttatttaaatactatGATGTGCAGATTCAAGGTGACATGTATTCTTGTTATTAAAGAGTACCTGGAGAATGTGCGATCatgagaaaaattcaaaaataaaatattaatcctGGCTACTCAAAGCATGAAATGTGGATTAAACATGCATTACGAGTTCAAAGTTTGCAAGGGCATGAAAAACTTGATATCTTATACTTGATGTCATTTGTTTGGGCATGGAATTTAACGTTCTTTTAAACGAAAAGATAATTAAAGTCTATCATTTGAATAAATTAGAaacgtttaaaaaaaataagtttcagatAAGGgtatgaaaaggaaagaaagcaTGTAAAGTGAACTGCTGGCTTATCTTTTTTCCATATCCATTCTTTgccttttggaaaaaaaaaaagtactgaAGTAGTAACTAGAGCCACCTAATACTTCTATTGCCTgaaccaaaaaagaaagaaacgcTACTTCCctccattttattttacttcGTCTCTAtactaaaagtagatatttcaTCTTATAATGAGTTATTATAAAAAGTCTTGCGTCAAACTAGAAATTcgtaaattttcaattaatttaaatgcaTGTGTTCCCACAATTATAATTCTTTGCAAGCACAGTACAACTAATTATGAATTTTCCAGgatcatattttcattttttcaatttctactCAATCACATGAAAATCAATTGAGATTTCAAAATCTAATAAATGGGATGATGTTATTGTATATTTAAGCACGTAATCATTGACCTACTAGACAAATGCTATAGAAAAGTTTCTCATATAAAAGCATCTCACAACTCAGACAAAAGTTGCTACAACTCAACATAAATTAAATCCAATTTTAACCAACCGAAATATAGCACAACCTGTCCCTTTTGTTTACACCCCTAGCTAGATCCTGCAATTAACCTGGGTCATGCAGATCATCACATTCTTctaaacattaaaattcaacaaGATGCAGTTTGCAAATCAATGCCATTATGAGCAATTTAAGTGTACATCCCCAGTAATATGATCAGTGACCATTTAACGGCTAGATTCCCAACAAAAACAGAGGATGCATACTAAGATTGAACAATTGTTTCCACTTAACATGTAAAAGGGAACATTACAGTACATTTCcaatttgaatattaaaatttatccCTCTggataatttcaaatttaaatgatCAGCCATACCCATCAACATCCAATAACTGTCCTGCCACACCTACCTATCAGCATCCAAAATCTGTCCACCACACCTATCGGCGTCCAATATATGCCCTGCCATACTCGTCAGCATCCAGTATATGCCCTGCCATAATCGTCAGCATCCAATGTTTGCCCTGCCATCCCAAACATGAATTCTTAATCACCAAATAAACTGAAGGAAACCATGCAAGAAGCGGCTAGCTTTCAGCAAACCATAAACAAGaacctttttttttggaataacaAGAACACGGGAGATTTCTGGTATTCAAAAGTTCTGCCGATACAGAACTTTTATTCAACCTCAATGATGATCGTTTTTAGTTCGAATTAATAGTGCTGTCTCTTTCAATCTAAAAGGTAAGTACTAAAAAGATGGCAGGTTTTTTCAGCAGCAATATAAACTTGCTGCAGTTGAGCAGGCAACAACTCAGAGATCTTAAAAGAATACAAGTAAAACATTATGTTCAGTTTATTACTCGTGTTCGGTGAAGTAAGCAAAAACTATTTTCGAGGATGTCGGCTATAGGAATGTGGGGATGAAGATGAAGTGTGTTGTGGAGTGTGGGGAGGACACAATCAATGTGCAATGTCACTAGTAGAACATGTTTTCCCTACTTCCATTAGGGAGCTcattttccacatttttaaGGAGCTTGTTTTCCTCGAGAAAATATTAACCGATCAtgtgaaaatttgaaagcattccttcataccaaacatacCCATTGTCCAAAATTGTCATTAATACTTACTATCTTCTAGAGCCTGATGAAATCCCTGCATTCctgaacataaaaataaaacattcgGTATGAGATTCTCCTAATGGTGGCAATGAAAACAAAACAATAGCTCTTGGTAGTTCTAAACATGATGATAATGGATACCTGCCCTGTCTACCCACTAAATTTGTGCCAGGTCGCCCATGAGATGAAACCTTGTTTTGTGAACTACCCATGTCATTTTTGTCAGCACTAGCTCCATTTCCAAGGTTCAATTGCACAGATGACGCAGTCCTAGCTTCAGATGCATTTAGCTCCATCTGGTCTCTCGGCTTAGTcaatatttttacatttgagATGCCCCCAGTACTGTTGAAAGAGGCCCCATTAGAAATCTGACTTTGAAGGTTGTCACTAGAATTTGCAGGTCTGACGACAGCATAGTCTTTGAAAACTGCCTTCTCAGATGTTGGTTCAACTGATGGTACCCTCTTCAAGCGGTGATTTTGTGGCATAGGGGTGACTGCAATAGGAGGCAAAAGAGAGGAGTACGACGAAGGAGCTGCAGCTGCAGCAGCCACTTTAGCAGCTGCAGCTGTGGCTGCTATAATTTCTTGAGCACCTCCGCGGAGTTGAATGAAGTCTCCGTCAATTACAAATAACTAGAAAGGTAGAACAACTAAATTAGTTACTAAGCACCAGCTCAATACAGATCCACTAAACAAAGCATAAATCTATACATACTTCTGGATGGTTTGCCAcaaattcatcaagttttccGTACTTCTTTTTGTAGTCATGCCAGTGCAAGGGGGCGAGCATTTTACCAAGTCTATTTGGGAGCTGCACATCAGGCCATGCATTAGGAACTGAAATCATAATagacaaaaacaaagaaagaaacgaCTATGGACTAGAAGAAGTGACAGAATCCAAAAACAGCTTTCACAAAGTATTACTAACCGTAGAACTAATCCTTATTCTACCACCAGAACCAGGGGGAACAGTACGGACTATGCAAGCCAGCAATGCCTTTTCGTCCAGGAGATTAACCTCTGCTGATTTACCGACTGCATATGCATTCTTCTGTCCTCCAGCAACATACGTTTCTGTCAAAACAGCACTTGACACAGTGTCCACCACAGACTCAGTTGAATTACGCACATTATTTGAAATTTCGGCTGACGATTTATCAGCATTCGAACTAAATTCTCCCATTCTTAACCCTTGAGGCTCTAGCATGTAGTTAGCTGAAGAGTTGACATTGTTCACCTGCAACATTGGCAACGAGTGCAAGATGATTCTGCTTATTCACACCGTTTAAACACCGCCACCCAAAACCCTCCCGCCAAACATAAATAACACAAACACAAGTAGCAACCAAAAATAATCGGGATGGCTTCCCTTTCAGAGGAATACCTCTGTTTCATTGTTATGTTCATGTGAATCCAATCTTAAAGCACCATTGAATTGCGAAGAAATCTGATGCAAAGTCTGATGTGTCTGTACACCTGAGAGGTAATTCTTATCCACAGACTGAAGTTCCTACAAAATTATGATGGATCAAGATATCAGCTATACTGAACAGGAAAAAAATGCAGGTAACTGCAAACAATAGAAGTCTGGTGCTCAACCTGTCCATCTTCACTTGAAACTGGAACGACTGAATCCTGAGTTTCAATTCCTTGGTTCACATTGAGAAGAGATTGTCCATTGACAGTTGTTTCGTGATCATACTGAGAATCTGATCTTGGCAAGGTTGACTGAGGTTGCAAAGTGTACTGATTGTGATTAGAGATATGTGAACCCTCTGGTACAGCCTTGAAAACCATACAACTAACAATTTACCTTTACAGTGTAAACAAaagtaacaaggataactagACCAAGATACTCTACTTTACCTGTTGGTTTGGCCAATGCTGAAGAGATGATACTGCTGGTACTGAGTGAAAATGCCCAACATGAGATTGAGGAACATGTGATGGTAAAGGAGGAGGAATTCCCTGTTGATGCATTACATATGGATGCAGAGCAGCAATTTGTCCAGGCGGAAGGTAGGTTGTCATCCCAAGCACGGATGAAGGAGCAACTGGCATACCATGTACATGATCCGCCTGGTGGAACCCAAGAAAAGAGTATTAGATGTTGTGAACACAGAAGCAAGGACAAAAGAGGcttaaaaacaatatattttcctactctttgttattttctttatgagAGAGTGGAGATGGGGGGTCAGTTAATAAGCCAATCAAAACAGACAAGGATGGAGCAACTGGCATACCATGTACATGATCTGACTGGTGGAACACAAGAAAAGAGAGTATGAAATGTTATGAGCATAGAAGCAAGGACagacaaaagagacttagaACGTCTTTTCCTTCTCATTTTATGAGGGTGTGGAGGTGGGGGTTAAGGTTGCCAATCCAAACAGGTTCTTAGTCATTTAGAGTCACCACAACGTAGTCAGCAGCAGCTCCAGATAATCCAAATATTGTGTTACATAGGTTTTGTTTAAACACAAACCCAACAAACCCTTGGCAAAATTCGAGGAAAAAATCTATATTAAGACCACATGAAACGTTGAAAAGACCTCTTCTTTCTGAAGCCAATTAAGCAACCCTCGAATCTCGATACACACAGTTACACCTCTCACGAGTATCTATTGATCAACTTAGAAGCTAATGTACCTACAAACTAGGCATAATTCAtgctttttcttttcaaaacatAATTCATGGTTCTATTATCAAAAACGCAGTCAAACTTAGCTATTGATAAAACTTCAAGTTTTATGAGAATGAGGACTTTGCGATTCAGCTCATCAAGTTAAATTTTCTAGTTCCTTGACAGCCTTGCTGGAATTTTAcacaaaagattaaaaaaatcctATGTGTTCATACAGCAAAAGAAAAGATGGAATCAAATGCAATAGACCAAAAACAGCTATAACTAATAAGTTGTTGCATCATAGTGAACTCATAAATAACTACAGCATAATCTTTGACAACGCTTAGTGTttattaaaatacaatataatacacCAAAGATGAGAATAAGCACCATTTTCCAATTTCAGACCATTATGACTCATAAACGACAAATAAAACAGACAGACAAGGCCCTGGAGTAGTACTTCCATAGCAAATCATCGAGCCCTAACCGACCTCTTATTTACAGTGCCGataacatcaatataaccaACATAATCCCAGAAAACGCAAAGCTGGTCAAAAGAACAATTTGAACAGAGTGGTGATTTGTACCTGAGTTGACACATGCCCAGTTGAAGCAAAAGATGGAGCATTTTCAACAGTTCCATTCTGTAGGCCTATGGAACTTTCACCAGGTGTACTGCTTCCGCTAGCATTAAGTTGGCTTCCATTGCTCTGCCCAAGATGACTAGCATCTTTAGAATTCAGATTAGAGACTTGTGAACCCTCAGAGTAAGTTCCACCTCTTGCCTCAGCCAATTCAAGTTGGAGCTGTTGCATGTGCATATGCAAGCGCTCCATCTCACCAAACTAAtgggaaaaaataaaagagatcaTGTCAGCAGATGTCACTGCAATATACTCAGCATTTAAATCACTCCAATTAGGACCATATAACCAAGGATATTCCTAATTAGAGCAAGTGAATCAACTTAAGTCGATGAATTATCCTAGTTGAAGCACCTGTCTTTGGTAGGCAAGCCAAAGCTGGTTATACTGTTCTGTGCGCTCCCGCAATTCACCTTGCTGCACAGCATCGAATTCCTGAACACGAGTCATCCAAGTTTGGGCCTCCCTTATTTGTTCATCTTTGAAAAGGATAGTTTCCTGAGCTATCCTATGCTGAAAAACAACAGTTGTGACAAATAGTCAGAAAATGACATACAACTTAAAGAGGTCAAAAATGACATTATAAACATGGTCTTCTTACGCTACAACAAATAATTAGGCTCcaactgaaatttttttttaaaaatgtggaACACAACAGCCCCAATATTATTGAGTAAAACATTTCACAAatgaaacacacaaaaaaatgtaTGCAAAGCATTAACAAAGCTCAACATAGTCTACCCTGGCGAGGAATAAAAATTCGAGTAATATAGAGGTTGTGAAGAAAGGCTGTCAATCCCCCAACCTAGCACAAATTTAAGAAGCTGCAATTTTGAACTTATGTTACCGAGAATCAAAAAGTTCAAAGTGGTTGTTACTTGATCAATATAAGAGAAACAAAATAGGAACTCCATGAAGAGAACTTAAACTTAAAGATATCAAACTTAAGCAAAACCAATAAGATGAAGTTTAAAAGGTCAAATGAACTTTATGTttgttgatgatgattttaaattaacaaGAATTCCAGGATTCCTTTTCTCCAAATGTTAAAATCATTCTTTTATGGAGTCATGAATAAATACTGGTAATATTAACTACCTTTAAATTCCTTACTTTTAATGACCCTTTCAGATGGAATCTTCACTAGTACAGCCAAAAGAAAATTGTGTCCAGTTTGTTTGGAAAACTGTGGAAAAGAAATTACAAAGTTGAAAAAAGAACAGTTctttgttttttgaaaatgaaaatatgctTACAAGAAAATTGAACATGAAAAAAGAACTCAAACAAACTTGAAGAAGAACTTGAAAAACAGCATTCTAAAGTTGATCtttatacttcaattttttgcaaaatacAATTGCATCTTTTGGCAAGTTCTTGAACCAAACACATGTTCGCAAAAagaaaattgcaaaaaaattaaaaagaatttgcaAAAAATACAACCATAAATGTTTATGGCACTGTATTTCTCACCACACATATCTCCACAAGACAATATAGTTTAGTCGATTTAGCgtatatttctatgtttttttcttataagTAAGGCTTGCATTGATAGAGTGCACCAATATGATGCACATTCTATGATTTATTGTGTTTACTTCAACTTAATACTACACTTCACTTCCTCGAACCTAGTTTTAGTTACATTAATCCCAGTTAAACCATGTTTGGTTAACTGAACACAAGTAAACCTTTTATGTTGCATTTCACCAACCATATATAATATGCACAAAAACAATATACATGCACACAATGAGGCACAACGATGAAACTTGATTAATAACATCAAAAGAGAAACAACAGTCTtcattacaaatttaaaaagtaaagaatCAGGAAACAAAGATAATCTTCATCATCCCTGTGTCTGAAAGAGAAAAATGTACCTGTTCCTGCAGTTCAACGAACTGACGCTCCTTTTCTTGAATATGCTCTTGGAGATCATGAATTTGCTTAATATGCTGAGCTCTTTCTGCTTCAGAGTTGTCCCTCTCTCTCCTAAAAAGTGATAGTCTTATTCAGATTATGAGATTGATACTACAATATTATGCCAAATTTGGAAGGTAGATGTAAAATCATTTCTAAACTTCAATTACTGAACTAGACAAGAACAACAGAAGATAACTTCAATACTAAAATGTAAGATGCCCACAATACAAAAAAGTAGAAGTTGTTCCTCATTAGCACAAAAAAAAGCAACCTGTAAGTTTGTAGTTCTTTACTCTGTTCTCTAAGGAGATCCTCTTTTGCCCATGCCTGGTGAAGCAATGAAAAGGATCATCAACTACACTCCAGAAGAatcaagaaataaatatataagagTTAGAATTGTCAAACAACCGCTTCATGGTCCAGTCTAATTGCATTCAGTTCCCTTTCTTTCTCTTCCATCCTCCTCTCCAACTCATAATTCCTCTGGTCCCTTTCATGTATTTGGTCCTTAAAAAGCATTAAAACCAACAATTTGATCAGTAAACCCATTAATGTCCTAAGCAGTAATCAAAATATATCAAAGACTATAGAACCTGCAGCTTAACATTGGCAGTGACATGTTCTTTTATCTGAGCATCAAAACTATTCCGTATTTCCATCATCTCTGATCTTGCAATGAGCTGAGCTCGTAGTTCAACCTCCATTTGATGAaactcttctttttgttttaccACAGCAAGTAGTCTCTGTTGCAGTATATCATTGTTTGGAGTTCCATCAATAGTGATTGAACAGAAGTCCACATCAACCGGCTCTCTCCCTTGCTGCACCTTAgtcaaaaacaaattatactCACATTCAAGTTACAAACCCAAAATACTAAAGCAAATTTATCATAACGTTTTCTCTTAATTTAAAAGCACTACCTCATATATCAGCCTCTCGTCGGATTGACCTAATCTGGACCTTTCCGTTTCCTACGTCAGATACATCGACAAAAACGTATAAATCGAAAATGACAATGAAAACACACCGTCTAGATCAGAAATAAAAGCAATGCGAGAAGAATTTTGCATCGTCTATAAAGTTACCTCACTACCGGAATTCCGAACCGATTGCTCAGAGACAGCACGCCACTCTTTGCGAGCAGCTTGAGCCGATGAAACAGGAAGAGCAACACCGCGTGCTGCGGCGGCTGCGGCGACACCAGCCGCTGCCGAAGCCTCCATATGTCGGTACGATTCGGCTCTCCAACTCCTCACGCTTTACTCAAAACCCTAGAACAGAAAACGAAGATGAAATCGACGATACAGATGATGAAAATGGAGGTGCAAAAGAAACCCTAGAGTCGTAAAGAGTAAAAATGGAGGTCGTCGAATCGGGATTAATGGATAGTAGATGATGGGAAGGAGAGACGTAGCAGAGTGAGAATAAAATGATGTATGTACCTTTAGAGCAGCGGTTCGTCTTTGGATTTGGGGGTTTCGAGAGTAGAGAAGAGGGGGTTTTGGGAAAGAAAGGGGTTATGAAGAGGACTGAAAAGTAAAAAGATGAAACTCTTGATGACTGAAATACTCAAATACTGTGCTCTAGTGAGTGGGAGAGAGAGACAAATTTTTGTCCTTATATAGATTGgtcattataatttatttttttatttgaaaatttgcaaaaaaaaaaaaaaaacacattcaaaatttaaatatttatattaaaaataaaattttaaatgtctAACACCCTCTAGAACTTTCAAATatcaatgcaaaaaaaattggagTTATAGTTATTTGATGagaagtttaatttatttttatttggaaaagtttagttatacatcaattatatatttattgtgaTATTAAAAGTGTGGTTTGTAATGTAGAAGTGTATCcaaaatttatgtttatattgcgtgggataaaaaattgtttctgATAATAAAACTATCATCATACATAGAAATTgagcaaacaaaaaaacaataataataacacaattaaaaaaacaaaaaaaaattaataaaaatgatattgataaatatacaaCGGAGCATAGTGCTCTAAACTAGAATTATGCTCTCATAAGAAACAGAGAAATTGTTTAACTATATACATATTATCTATCTTAATTCTCGATTATACACATTTTTATCTAGGATTATATTTTCagtaagttaaataaatatcatGTCATGCATTATCATATTTTCACAATACTCTTTACAAATACAAACCATTTCAACCCTGTTTTTCGTGTCTTGTCTATTATTAAGACCATTCTTATATTTTACAAATACAGACCATTTCAACCCTATTTTTCGTGTCTTGTCTATTATTAAGACCATTCTTATATTTTACAAATACAGACCATTTCAACCCTATTTTTCGTGTCTTGTCTATTATTAAGACCATTCTTATATtgctttttaaatatttgtctCTAATTTTATCTTTCCTGGTGTATTAATGGATCTTTGTGAGAATCCTCATATCTGCTATTACCATTGAACGTGTGAATTCTTAACTAGACAACAATATGTCACATATAACATGATTGATTTAACAACTATTCTACAAAACTTGTATTTTCGTCTCATGACACATTCTTATCACATAAGACTTCAGATGTGAGTCTTAATTTTATATACTCGCAACAAATTTAATGTGTGACCGGATCATCACCAATATCTCTATATTTTTGGATTACCCAAGATAGTTGGATTTCTCTCTTGGGAAACTTCATGTTTCAATCTTTATTTTCACAATCGTCTCGTGTGATGTATCACTAAAGTTGCACTTCATGTATTTTGTTTTAGTGCTCTCTACATAAAGCCTTTAAACTTTGACATATGTATTTTGcattcttatatttttcatgtgGTATACAGTTAGTCCcctaattatatgttttaattgaagaattgattttttgaagaaaaaagaaaagcaaaaaaaattctaacaaaatgtacataatcacaataaatatatgcacaaaattacataatctttaattttatatattagaaataacataaaaatagcATCCAtgaaacacataatatatttttatatacattttatagGTGAAATTCATTGAGAGATACCTTATGACACAATCGTTTATTTAAGCACTTAAATTTAGAGTCGTTCCAATTAAATATTGGGTTTGAAAGGTGATTAAGATGTTACGGAAGTTTATAATTTGCAAAAAATATGATTGATAAATTAGATAacaaaaattatactaaaaatcaaaatattaatatatcgAAACTGATATAAAGAAAAGCAAATAGAGAGAATAAATCTTCCCATAAACAAAAGTTTCTAAACGACTACATTGTGAATAATATTGCTATGTGTTATAGAgacatatttgtatattttggcgaattatacatatataaatgtggttaattatacaaactcgaagtcagtcCACGTAATTAacgtataatgttagtcgcgagtgataattatagcaaactacaACTATAATGAGTAACTAAGTAGTATAAACTTGCTTAACCACGTAATTTTCCCTACAAAATTATGTTTCATTTACGTAAATATGGATATGAtacaaattgattttgttataaAACATCAGTATTTATGTGTCAACAATAATATCTGGTAGTGTCTACAGATACATAATCTTCTACTAGTTGAACAACGTTGAGTGTATGTATGGGTAGTAAAAGATATTGAAATTTGTAATAGTTATGTatctaatatataattatcaacatGAGATATACAAATTTGTGTTTCAATAGGGTTATGtatcaaaactaatatttgaaaatgatatatTGTACATGATAAAACTGTAATATATCATAAAGGTGAAATGAAcgaattatacattaatttaaaaaacaaaaaca encodes the following:
- the LOC101246515 gene encoding uncharacterized protein isoform X6, whose translation is MEASAAAGVAAAAAARGVALPVSSAQAARKEWRAVSEQSVRNSGSEETERSRLGQSDERLIYEVQQGREPVDVDFCSITIDGTPNNDILQQRLLAVVKQKEEFHQMEVELRAQLIARSEMMEIRNSFDAQIKEHVTANVKLQDQIHERDQRNYELERRMEEKERELNAIRLDHEAAWAKEDLLREQSKELQTYRRERDNSEAERAQHIKQIHDLQEHIQEKERQFVELQEQHRIAQETILFKDEQIREAQTWMTRVQEFDAVQQGELRERTEQYNQLWLAYQRQFGEMERLHMHMQQLQLELAEARGGTYSEGSQVSNLNSKDASHLGQSNGSQLNASGSSTPGESSIGLQNGTVENAPSFASTGHVSTQADHVHGMPVAPSSVLGMTTYLPPGQIAALHPYVMHQQGIPPPLPSHVPQSHVGHFHSVPAVSSLQHWPNQQAVPEGSHISNHNQYTLQPQSTLPRSDSQYDHETTVNGQSLLNVNQGIETQDSVVPVSSEDGQSVDKNYLSGVQTHQTLHQISSQFNGALRLDSHEHNNETEVNNVNSSANYMLEPQGLRMGEFSSNADKSSAEISNNVRNSTESVVDTVSSAVLTETYVAGGQKNAYAVGKSAEVNLLDEKALLACIVRTVPPGSGGRIRISSTLPNRLGKMLAPLHWHDYKKKYGKLDEFVANHPELFVIDGDFIQLRGGAQEIIAATAAAAKVAAAAAAPSSYSSLLPPIAVTPMPQNHRLKRVPSVEPTSEKAVFKDYAVVRPANSSDNLQSQISNGASFNSTGGISNVKILTKPRDQMELNASEARTASSVQLNLGNGASADKNDMGSSQNKVSSHGRPGTNLVGRQGRNAGISSGSRR
- the LOC101246515 gene encoding uncharacterized protein isoform X4; translated protein: MEASAAAGVAAAAAARGVALPVSSAQAARKEWRAVSEQSVRNSGSEETERSRLGQSDERLIYEQGREPVDVDFCSITIDGTPNNDILQQRLLAVVKQKEEFHQMEVELRAQLIARSEMMEIRNSFDAQIKEHVTANVKLQDQIHERDQRNYELERRMEEKERELNAIRLDHEAAWAKEDLLREQSKELQTYRRERDNSEAERAQHIKQIHDLQEHIQEKERQFVELQEQHRIAQETILFKDEQIREAQTWMTRVQEFDAVQQGELRERTEQYNQLWLAYQRQFGEMERLHMHMQQLQLELAEARGGTYSEGSQVSNLNSKDASHLGQSNGSQLNASGSSTPGESSIGLQNGTVENAPSFASTGHVSTQADHVHGMPVAPSSVLGMTTYLPPGQIAALHPYVMHQQGIPPPLPSHVPQSHVGHFHSVPAVSSLQHWPNQQAVPEGSHISNHNQYTLQPQSTLPRSDSQYDHETTVNGQSLLNVNQGIETQDSVVPVSSEDGQELQSVDKNYLSGVQTHQTLHQISSQFNGALRLDSHEHNNETEVNNVNSSANYMLEPQGLRMGEFSSNADKSSAEISNNVRNSTESVVDTVSSAVLTETYVAGGQKNAYAVGKSAEVNLLDEKALLACIVRTVPPGSGGRIRISSTLPNRLGKMLAPLHWHDYKKKYGKLDEFVANHPELFVIDGDFIQLRGGAQEIIAATAAAAKVAAAAAAPSSYSSLLPPIAVTPMPQNHRLKRVPSVEPTSEKAVFKDYAVVRPANSSDNLQSQISNGASFNSTGGISNVKILTKPRDQMELNASEARTASSVQLNLGNGASADKNDMGSSQNKVSSHGRPGTNLVGRQGRNAGISSGSRR
- the LOC101246515 gene encoding uncharacterized protein isoform X12; the protein is MEASAAAGVAAAAAARGVALPVSSAQAARKEWRAVSEQSVRNSGSEETERSRLGQSDERLIYEQGREPVDVDFCSITIDGTPNNDILQQRLLAVVKQKEEFHQMEVELRAQLIARSEMMEIRNSFDAQIKEHVTANVKLQDQIHERDQRNYELERRMEEKERELNAIRLDHEAAWAKEDLLREQSKELQTYRRERDNSEAERAQHIKQIHDLQEHIQEKERQFVELQEQHRIAQETILFKDEQIREAQTWMTRVQEFDAVQQGELRERTEQYNQLWLAYQRQFGEMERLHMHMQQLQLELAEARGGTYSEGSQVSNLNSKDASHLGQSNGSQLNASGSSTPGESSIGLQNGTVENAPSFASTGHVSTQADHVHGMPVAPSSVLGMTTYLPPGQIAALHPYVMHQQGIPPPLPSHVPQSHVGHFHSVPAVSSLQHWPNQQSTLPRSDSQYDHETTVNGQSLLNVNQGIETQDSVVPVSSEDGQELQSVDKNYLSGVQTHQTLHQISSQFNGALRLDSHEHNNETEVNNVNSSANYMLEPQGLRMGEFSSNADKSSAEISNNVRNSTESVVDTVSSAVLTETYVAGGQKNAYAVGKSAEVNLLDEKALLACIVRTVPPGSGGRIRISSTLPNRLGKMLAPLHWHDYKKKYGKLDEFVANHPELFVIDGDFIQLRGGAQEIIAATAAAAKVAAAAAAPSSYSSLLPPIAVTPMPQNHRLKRVPSVEPTSEKAVFKDYAVVRPANSSDNLQSQISNGASFNSTGGISNVKILTKPRDQMELNASEARTASSVQLNLGNGASADKNDMGSSQNKVSSHGRPGTNLVGRQGRNAGISSGSRR